In the Ochotona princeps isolate mOchPri1 chromosome 29, mOchPri1.hap1, whole genome shotgun sequence genome, TGCTTGGTTTTCAGAATATTTGACATTAAAAAAGACCCTCTTTTATCTTTTCAACCCTCTTTTCAGGAACTTTCTTACAAAACTGTCCTGGAAGTAGCCCTTTGAAATGTACTAATGTGGGGGTGTCCTCAGATGCTTCCACGGTCAGTTCTTGGCTCTTGTGTGATTTTGTTTGTGGAATAAACTTCCCTCTCATCCTCCAGGGGGCATCTCTTGGCCTCCAAGGGTCCGCGTCAGGCTCTTTCTCCCTCAAATAGTGAGAAACATGGGAATGGTCCCTAAGGCCACCGTTATGGAAAGTGTGGGTTGTAGCAGAGTAACAAGACAGAGGAGGGAATACAGGTGTGTGTCCGAGGTGGTGGGTGCTGAGATCTGATGTCTTGTTGTCTCCTCTGCTCTAGGCGGCTTGTCGGCTGTGATTTACACGGATGCCTTGCAAACGTTGATCATGCTGGTGGGGTCTTGTATTCTGGTTGGATTTGGTAAGTGAGTCCAGGGCAAGTTTAGGAGGTGGGTTGCCAGTGGTTCCAGCCCAAGATTGTGGGTGTGCGATCAGGGGTGGGGGACTGGGGGAGGTGGTAGCTTCATGTTCCCTGGAGGTCTCAGGTTTGGGCTGGCTCAGCGGGTGCCTGGAttccctgctttctctctctctctctctctctctctctctctctctctctctctttctttctctctctctctttctctcgtagCCATCCTTTGGCAGCCTCATGGGTGCTCATTCTGAGACTGTGGCAACTTGGGGTTCTGCAGAGGAATCAGACATGACAGAATGAGGCTCAATATCTAGGAGTAGGAGCTTTCAGATATTGGGCTTTCCTTGTTAGATTTTGTTTTGTCCACCTCCTGATGTTAAGTGGTTTTTCTTTTGCGATTTGTTGATGGTAGATGATGCCTTTCCTGTCAATGCCTTTGATGACATATAAAAATATTGGCCGCTCCATGTTAGCCTTCCtaagtttttgaaattttacttgtCACTGTGCTCCTAAGATTGGAAACCCTGGATGGAGCGATGTGGTTGCATTCAATTTTTAGGTGGCCAAGGCTTTCTGTGTATTCCTGCATAGATGGTTATCTGCTCTCTCATCATTTCCCAGAACTTGCGTGCAGTTGTTCCTAGTAGGTATTGGGGGGCCAGCAAGGTAGGGGTTGGCATTATTTACTGAagactagaaagaagctcctggttcctagcttcagatcagccaagttccagccattaaggccatttgaggcatgaactagcaggtgaaagatctctctctcttttttctatttcctctctccttccctctctctttgtaactctgccattcaaatgatTACAATGTTCATTTTTGTGCCCATGTTTTCCAGCTTTTCATGAAGTGGGAGGATATGATGCCTTCACGGAAAAGTACATGCAAGCCATTCCCAGCGTGACCTCTGAGGGAAACTTCTCCGCCTCCCAAGAATGCTACACCCCAAGGGAAGATGCCTTCCACATCTTCCGAGATGCCATCACTGGAGACATCCCCTGGCCTGGGCTCGTCTTTGGAATGAGCATCCTCACCCTGTGGTACTGGTGTACCGATCAGGTACCTGAGCTGGGCATGTGGGATGGTCTTAGGGGAACTCCCATCTGTCTGTGGCTTGTAGGGCTGGGCAAGGAGAGTAGGGGAGGGCTCACAAGCACAGGCCAAGGACCTGCACAGGCCAAGGGAAGTGGCATCTTGGGTGGGTGTGACAGGGTTTCTGGTCTGTGCTCACTCCAGTCTCCCTGATAGGTCATTGTGCAGCGTTGCCTCTCAGCCAAGAACATGTCTCATGTGAAGGCCGGCTGTATCATGTGTGGGTACCTGAAGATACTGCCCATGTTCCTCATCATCATGATGGGCATGATCAGTCGCATCCTGTACACAGGTAGAGCCATCAGCCGATGCCTCTTCCCCAGCGCTCTCTCTCCTCATCACTTCCAAAACCTTAGAGTTTCCTACTCCCTTTTACTCCCTTCTTTTTATTCCTTCCAAAATCTAGACCATAGGCAACTTGAGGGGACAGAACTTTTGAGCCTGTTTCCCTTGATTTCTTATATTGTCAATTGTTtcaccttcttgaaaaaaaaaaatcttccaagctCATGACATGCCTCCAGATTGTTCCTTCCAGCTCGCCCTGTTTGCTCAGCTGCTGTTCCTCTCTTCGCCAACCCGAGGCTTCTGGTTGGTGGTGTGTGGTTGTCCTTTTCCACTTACGTGTTGGAGGAACCTAGTCAGTCTCTAACTGCCCAAGGTTCTGAGCCAAGATTCCTGGATAGTTTCCTTCAAGGGACCCTGAGCCTTGCAATGTGACTAAGGTGACTTTTCAGGACCTTTCCAGCtttgttcatttcatttgttGAGGAAAGCCATCAGGAGGCTAAACTGTTTCCTGGAGAGTAAAATAATGTGACCAAGAAAGCCCCACCTAATGAAAAGGAAGACAGGATGGTCTGGAGACATGGTATTTCCcacactggaagaagctcctggctttggattggttcagcgctggccattgtgaccattttgggagatgaaccagtgaatgcaagacatccctctgtctctctttctctctagctctgcctttccgataaaaatcaatccttttttaaaaagcatgtggaAATTGAAGTCATTTCCCTAATGTCTGCTTGCTAACGTGGCTTTGCATCTCTTCCTAGATAGAATTGCCTGTGTCGTCCCGTCGGAATGTGAGAGATACTGTGGCACCAGGGTTGGTTGTACAAACATCGCCTTCCCAATCTTGGTGGTGGAGCTCATGCCCAATGGTAAGAGTATTTCTTGGGAGActggtggagtcagttgggtgtAGGCTCCATCAATGTTTCTGTGGGCTTTCTTGGGGTAAAGCCATTTCTGAACCCAGGAGTGGGCAGGGAGCACCTTGTGTGGGGTGTCTTTGGTGTTTGAACATGTGTCTCAGTGGAAGGAGACACATGGTTTGATTGGGTGGCTGTGAATTTTGGGGCTCGTCCAACAGTCAGGTTTGAAAAGGAGACAACCTGAAAATGTGTTAGAGAAAAACAAGTCTTTCCATGCTCATCTAGAAGTTCTTCCAAAGATCTTCAATTGTAGGGGCAGGGTAGGGGAAGATATATCAATTAGGAGAGACAACCATTAGAAAATCAGATGAaggttcctgaaaaaaaaaagtctcaaatcAATAGATGACGTCACAGCCTCACTTCTGAGATTATATCTAGAAGAAATAAAGCAGTTACTTGGAACAGACCCTGCAATCTCGTATTCATTGCAGAGTCAgcctaaatgcccatcagcagacggaCAGATACAGAAAATACTATCTATTctattcactctttttttcttaaagatttattttatttattagggagagagagagagagagagagggagggagagagagagagagagagagagagagagagagagagagagagaatgtttccatctgctggttcattccccaaatggccacaatggctgggattggTCCAGGTGGatgccaggagttaggagcttcttttgggtctctcatgtgggcgtAGGACCCCAATCACTTGGCCGCTCTCTATTTTTTcctcaggtcattaacagggagctagaatggaggCAGAGCACCTGGaaattgaactggtgcccatatgggatgctggcactgtaggcagtggctgcaatggccagagctgggcgaggcggaagccaggagcttcctctaggtctcccccaTGAATAGCAGAGAccccaaacactggggccatcttttcctgtttttcctaggccattagcaggattggaagtagagtagccaggatataaGCTGGTGCTCttgtgggatacaggcattgcaggtagtggctttatgTACTACACCATAATactggctccttttttttttttttttgtattggaagCATAAATACCCTTTGATGATATCCTTGACCTGAGACTCCTTACCATAGTTCCTAATCACTATAGGATAGTAACCAAGCTGTCTGTTGATTTTACAGAGTCCCACCCATTCCCCTAGCATCTGGTTCTCCACCTTGATTAGGTTGATCTGGTGGTTCAGCACAAAGGACTCCCACCAACTTGACATACACAGGCTCACCCCCAGTTGGATGCAAGCATGCAAAGGTGGACTTGGCATGTGTCTGAGGTTTTGGCAGCTATGAGAATGATGTTAGGCCATCACGGATAAGGGTGCTTTTTAGCTCCTCAGCCCTGTAGTCTTACCATCCACAACACATCCAGCAGCAATGAATTTGTTAGCCAGGATGCATTCGTGCCACTCAGGAGCATCTTTTCTTTCAGGGTTGCGAGGCCTGATGCTGTCGGTCATGATGGCTTCGCTCATCAGCTCCCTGACCTCCGTCTTCAACAGTGCCAGCACCCTCTTCACCATGGACCTCTACACCAAGATCAGGAAGAAAGCAAGTGAGAGGGAGCTCATGATTGTGGGAAGGTAAATGCAACTTCTTCCTGTAGGAAGCTAATTAAagaatagtatttatttatttattgttgatttaaaaggcagagtgctagagaaagagagggataggtatagggagagagaaaaaaatcaaattctggTTCACCCCCGTCCCTTtcaatggctgccacagccagggctgtgccaaggtCAAGCCTGGGAATATGGAACTCCATCAAGTTTTCCCATGGGAGGGGcatgggacccaaggacttgagccatcctctgctgccttagcatttgcaggaaggtggatcaaaagtggaacagctgggactcgaaccatcACTCTGATATGATAGAGTGGTAATACAAGTGtgagcttagcctgctgtgccacgaTCCTAGCCCCTCTGCCAGGAAAGTTGGATTGAGGACAGAGGGTTTATGATGGGCAGATGCCTAGGTAGAATGGGAGTTAGTTTTGCTGCTAGTTCTATTTGCCATTCAGTGGTAGTTAACTTAGGAGCTCATTGAACAATGCCCCTCTGGAGGTAGAGATTTTCCAATCCAGTCTTCAAGCTGTCAGTGAGCAGAGTGAATCTTGTCTTGCTTAGACCCAGATGGTGTGGAAAGTGACAGGCAGGATTGGAACTTATGGCATTTTAAGTCCTTTTCTGAAGCTCTGTAAGGCTGCTCCATGCTGTTCTCAGCTCCCCACAGTGTGGCCTTTCAACCCCCACGGCTCCTGTTGCTTCATCTCCGTGCAGCGTTCTGCAGGGTTACTGTGAAGGGCCAAATGAGGCTCTGCTTGTGAATATACTTTTATACACATTTATTATTTCTGAATGGGCTGGTGATAGTTCCAGAAAGTTTGTGGATAAAAGTAATCAAAAGAGAACTTCATCTTGATGACAAAGATTGTTgaaaatccatgtatagttttttcatactatgtttttgaaaagtgaactttaaaaaaattacttgagggagagagagggaaagagagtactgccatctattggttcactcctcaaatgtctgcaatggctgaaactgggcGAGGTTGGaaactgagctgggagctgggaactcaagtcAGGTCGGCCTGTGGAAAGCAGCATAGCAGCAGCCTAATTGGAGAGTCATCAATTAGACCttgcctcccaaggtctacattagcagaaagctggagtcaggatctagACCCGGAAATGAAACCCAGGTACTTCATTATGGAGTGCAGGTGCCTAAGTGATCACCACTTTGGCGAACTTTTTCAAGGCTCtcaaatgcatgaatttcaacatcTTTTACATGAATGTGTTTTTTTAGGTTAcatagatgagagagagagagagagagagagagagagagagagacagagagagatcccatcctttggtttactcttcaagtggtcacaactgcaggagatgagctgatctgaacccaggacctTCCACCGGGgcatccacatgggtgtagaggcccaagaacttaaaccattctccattgctttcccaggccataagcagggagttggatgggaagtggagaagccgggacttgaaccagtgtcgatatgggatgccagcatcctaggcagaggcttagccaaccatgccacagtgccagctcctgaaTGTATTCTTTAATTCCATCTTTTATGAACTCGAAGCATGCTTGTACGCAACAGGGTCCTGAAAGCATTGGTCCAAGCATTGATCCATGGAGCAGTTGTGCTCTTCATGAAAGTAGagtaaaaaaaatgatacatgtctttaaaaaaatgtttgacaccagaataaattttgctttcaagttttatttacttgttttagtGAACACAGAAAAGagatgcagaaacagagagatatttCATTGCTGACtcagtctccaaatgcccacaataactaGCACTGGGTCAGGTCCAAACCAAGGGCTGAGAAataatcttggtctcccacatgggtggcaaggacccaagtacttgagcagtcCTCTGTAGTCTCCTAGGAtgtatattaacaggaagctgagtcagaatcaGAGGAATCGAGACTTGTGCCcagccctctgatatgggatgtaggttttccgagtggcatcttaaccatcaCATCACATACCCAATCCCTACATCTAATTGTTTAATTGCAtttccatgagtttttaaaatacccGTATGCATCTAGATGTGTGTGTTATGTAGCACTTCGTATATTCTTTCATGTGGCATTGTTTGCTTACCTTCTGTTGTGGGGGGCATGATTTCAGGGTGTTCATGCTGTTCCTGATTGCAGTCAGTATCGCCTGGGTGCCCATCGTGCAGTCAGCACAGAGCGGGCAGCTGTTCGATTATATCCAGTCCATCACCAGCTACCTGGGACCACCCATTGCAGCCCTCTTCCTGCTGGCTATTTTCTGGAAGAGAACTAATGAGCCCGTGAGTATTCCTTCTGACATGTGTGGGAATGCCGACCCAGCACACAAGCTCCCGTGTGGGTTTGCGTTTTTATCTTTGGGAGGGATTCTGTTTCCCAGAAATCTTAGGTGGAAATGGATGTCCTGCTGGAAGCTCATGAGGGATCAGAACCATGGACCATGGGGGCTGTCCTGAGAGTGAGAGTGAACTTCCTGGCTGTCGGTCCCGCATTCATGATCTCTCTGAGTCCCCAGTCTTCCTTGCttcattttagtgattttttaaaaaaaaatttatttttattgaaaagatgtatttacacagagaaggagagacagaaagatcttcatctgcttgttcacgcctcaaatggccacaatggcaagagctgagcccatccaaagtcaagagccaggggtttccttcaggtctctcacacgtttgcaggtgcccaaggatttgagccatctcccacttttttcccaggccacaaacagggagctggatagaaagtggagcagctgggacacaaactggtgtccataggtGATGCTAACACTTGCAGGTGAAGAATTGActtattgagccatggtgctgctTCCCAATCTTGGTGATTTTGATCTGACGGAATGGTGCCCCCCTAGGAAGTTTATAGTCCCAGCTCTAAATGAAGTCCTAGTACAAGTTGCCTCCATCAGCTCTGCCCTGGCCTTGGCTTCTGAACTGATGCGATTcagacatagagagaggaagggagctcCTGCCCTATCTGTTGGACTTGGTCTGTTTCAGCCAGAACCATATTTACCAGGAAGGAAGGGTATTGGTTCTCTCTGACCTGTATATTTAAGAAATGGCATGTGAACGTGATACAATCCATTTAAGGAACATCTGGCAACTTAGCACATCAGAAATAAAAAGCACAGGGGAGATCAAGGGCTAAGGAGGGAGCTGCTCAGTGCTTGACAATCATCATCAAAGTCCTGTTTTTGCCGCTCAACTAAGAGTACACTCTGCATGGCCAAGGGCCCTCTTAAAATGTGTCTCCAGATTCAGACCTGCTCTTCTAGGTGAGGATGAACTACAGAGGaaggcaaaaaggaagaaaacaaggaaggaaggaggaagggaaagaggggaggaaaggaaggagaagggaggagagagagaacttggGTATGCACGGGACAGAGAAtaaaagaggagagaagggaatcAAGAAaggaacgaaaaaaaaaaaaaaactctgagaaaTGATCCCCTAATGTTTCTAGTCTCTTCAAAGAGCCCTTCCTTATTTCCAACATGCAAACCCCAAATGAATGTAGTGCAGAAACATGCAGCGTAAATTTCATCTtcttgaacttaaaaaaaaattatgaatctGAGTCTCTAACAGGGGGCTGAAGAAGGAAGCATGATTCCTACCATGGTGAAAAGACCCCTTCCCCTTCATTCCTCAAAGATCCAATCTTTTTTGTGGTGTATTTTAGGAATACCTTCTGCTTCACAAGTAATAATGCTAACATCTGAATGTACCTAGATCTGCAGGATGGTGACCATGTGTGCTGGTGTGGAGGTTCACCTGATTCTTCAAGTTAAAAACGGAATTCTGGAATAAAGGTGTTAGGTTGACTAGTTACAGGATGCTTTACCACAATTCTATTATGAATTTTTGCTTAGTGTTCTGGGTGAAATCATGTCCTTGAATCATCTTGGACCCACTCTAGGACATGATAGAACACTTCTTAGAGATGCTCTGGGCTCCGGAGTTCAGGCTTCCATTGGGCTTGGAGCTACCATTTCATCGTTAttcttctgcctttgtctctACTCTCCCTCCAATATTGTGGGGATATTCAGCCGTTTTATGGACTGGACACAAATTGCCGTGGGACTTTCTTTCACAGGGAGCCTTTTGGGGACTGATCTTCGGATTCCTGGTGGGAATTTCTCGCATGATTGCCGAGTTTGCCTATGGAACTGGGAGCTGTGTGGAGCCCAGCAACTGCCCCACGATTATTTGCGGTGTGCATTATTTATACTTTGCCATCATCCTCTTTGTCATTTCCATCATCGTCACTGTCGCTGTCTCCCTCTTCACCAAGCCCATCCCAGATGTGCATGTGAGTATCCATTTGTGACATCTCTCTTGCCCTTGTTTTCCCATTCATGATGCAACAGCGAAATTGTTGCTTTGTGTTGGCTCGGTTACACATATTCACATGATGCCCACATGTGACATGGGTTTCATGCAAAAGGATGGCAAGCAAGGTGTCCCAGTAGGATAGTGTTGTATGTGTATCTTCAGCAAGAATCTTCACAGCAGCCCATGCCTTGCTTCAGGTActtttttctctgtattctgCTCCCTTAGTGACAGTTAAGGTATAAGACTGTAAGGCCCTGTGAATGGACCTTACTTGCTTAGGCTACCATGTCACCTATGAAAACTGATATTTCTCtggtttttatttaaagatctatttatttatttactcgaAAGACAAAGTTATGGAGAATGTTGGtgatagagagagggagtgaacgctttcatcttttggtttacttaccaaatggccacaatggatgatactgggccaggttgaaattaGGAGTCTGGGACTCCATatgcctcatctgggtctccaatatgggcatagggacccaagcactgggtccATGTTCaaatgatttcccaggtgcattaagcagggagctgtattgaaagtggagcagccaggacctgaaccaatgctcatatgggaagctAATGTCACTGGTAGCATAACCTGCTGTGCACAATTCAAGCCCTGGAACTGGCATTTCTTATGACAATCTCTGGGATGAACCCTTTCAGGAGTACCAACAAGGGACATGCCTAGCTTCTCTACAACATTTAGAGAAACTCTTAAATTGTATACAAGCATGCCACCAAAGAATTGTCCATAGAATTTAAGACGTTTGTAACATGTCTTAATCCATTTTCTGTTGTGATAGGAAAATACCATGGGTTTGGTAAATTAGAAGCAATGGAATGTATTTGGCTTAAGGGTCTGGAGGTTGAGAAGTCTGAGAACAAACAGCTGCACATGTTGAGGGCCCTGTTGCTGCATTATAACATGATGGAAGGCAACACATGGCAAGATGGCACAAGACAGGTGGGAGAGTGGGGGCCTAAATTCATCCTTGTATCCCTTGTATCAGAAACTCGCTCTTGGGACCCCCCAACACTAATCTAATCACCAACAGAACACTCACAACCTGATCTTGAGTCCCATGTCTTAATCTTGTCCCACTGGCAACTAAACCTCAGCCTGAGTTTTGAAGTGGCCATTCAAACCATGGGACAGCATCAAAGTCCAGTCGGTTCAAACCTTAAGAATTACAGATGTTTTTGGGCCCTGGATGTGGGCTATTGATACCCACATTGACTTAGGGTTCATTCACAGCTTTCCCAGTTCAAATAAAGATGAGCAATTGTGAACCATCTTCATTATAAGCAGGTTTGGACTCAACTCTGATGATTAACTCACCCTTGTCATGTTTCCAAGGGAGCAGAACTAAGTTAACCCAAGATCATACTTAtctataaagaaagagagaggttttGTTAACGTTTTACTCATGCCTACACAAATACAAGGATGCTTCAAAAGTTTGCTAAAAATGATTCACTGAATAatgttcctctgtgtgtgtgcacatatgtgcatatatacataggCAGcagtataaaaaagaatgaaatcttgtgaTTTGCCGTAAAATAGATGGagctggaggacatcatgttgaaatagtaagccagacacagaaagacagttactgaatgttttcctttatatgtgagagttaaaataaaaaataaagaacaaatccTCAACTAAACACATAATGTTGATCGGTAAAGGCTAGGAGGGATACAAAGCTTTAGGACTAGAAAAATGAGGGAAAGTCGGGTGTGGTTCATTAAATTTGGCATAGACACTAGCAGATATTTAATAGGAGAAAAATAGGTGAAGTTTggtaaaaatataagaaaatcaaacaaaatgaaataaaaataaatttaaaataaaatacacacaaaaatgatattaaaaatatgagtttgcttggtgcaaaaattttgaaattcacacattgTTTTCTCATAATGTatgtttcccctatattattgacaactatttttttttgctgaatgaGCTTGAAGGGCATACAaaggtttttcataatatgcatttccatgaacttttggaaaattcctgatatgcatgtattttaaaaatattatttaataaacttaccttttaatttaaaatttcctgTAAACAAAAAGTGCCCTCATATGATTTATATCTGTTTTCAATGTACTTGTATTTAGAGACAGTGCTGTGGGTAGAAACTGTTAATCTATACTTTTGTTGCTACTGAAAAGCTGTCTACTTTCTCCTTTCTTGTTGCATGTCTCTTTGTTCTCCCTGATGGAACATTCTGGTAATTTTTCTGGCTTTCTACACAGCTCCATCGTCTTTGCTGGAGCCTGCGCAACAGCAAAGAGGAACGCATTGACTTGGATGCGAAAGAGGAGGAAATTCAAGAACCTCCACCTGAAGCCATGGAAATAGGTAAATTTTGTACTTTCAGCTGGTTCCCAAGCCATTAAAAAACGATTCTGCTGCCAGCAAGACAGTTTTATCAAAGCCTTCACTAAATGCCTTTCGTCAGAGCTCAGATCTCTCCTGAAGAAGGAAGTGAGGGGCAGAGATGGGGTGGGCTTCAGGAGGTTTCTACTCTGAGGCCTACTCAAGGAGGAGGTGAAAGTGCTGGTTCATCCCAATTCCCTCACGTCTCACGTTTCCCAGTGTTCAGTAAGTGCAAGCGAAGAATTTCCCACCccatttatttgagggcctggtgaggtggcctggcggctaaagtccttgccttgcatgcatcggaatcccatacggatgccattTCTAATCTCTgtagacctgcttcccatccagctccctgcttgtggcctgggaaagcagtagaggacggcccaaagccttgggccattgcacccacgtgggaagtgggagatccagaagaggctctgggttccaggctttggatcagcacagctctagtcaatgtggccgcttgaggagtgaatcaagatgatcttcctctctgcctcccctcctctctgtatatctgtctttccaataaaaataaaacaaatcttaaaaaaaaaaaacttatttgagagaagagaagagagagagagaatgtttatCTGTTGACTTACTGTCCAAATGCCTGTGTCAACCAGGGAAGTGCCAGCCTAAAGCTAGGGGCTGGGACTCCGTCTAGCTCTCTCCCATGGGTTTTAAGGAGCCAGTGACATGAgtcgtcactgctgcctcccagggtctgctagAATTGGAAAGCTGGAATCCTAAGTGGAGCCGGGGCCCAGATCCAGGA is a window encoding:
- the SLC5A1 gene encoding sodium/glucose cotransporter 1 isoform X2 — encoded protein: MLSTNRGTVGGFFLAGRSMVWWPIGASLFASNIGSGHFVGLAGTGAASGIATGGFEWNALIMVIVLGWVFVPIYIKAGVVTMPEYLQKRFGGKRIQIYLSVLSLLIYIFTKISADIFSGAIFIQLALGLDLYVAIIVLLVITGIFTITGGLSAVIYTDALQTLIMLVGSCILVGFAFHEVGGYDAFTEKYMQAIPSVTSEGNFSASQECYTPREDAFHIFRDAITGDIPWPGLVFGMSILTLWYWCTDQVIVQRCLSAKNMSHVKAGCIMCGYLKILPMFLIIMMGMISRILYTDRIACVVPSECERYCGTRVGCTNIAFPILVVELMPNGLRGLMLSVMMASLISSLTSVFNSASTLFTMDLYTKIRKKASERELMIVGRVFMLFLIAVSIAWVPIVQSAQSGQLFDYIQSITSYLGPPIAALFLLAIFWKRTNEPGAFWGLIFGFLVGISRMIAEFAYGTGSCVEPSNCPTIICGVHYLYFAIILFVISIIVTVAVSLFTKPIPDVHLHRLCWSLRNSKEERIDLDAKEEEIQEPPPEAMEIEGPEKKKGIFRRAFDLFCGLDQGKGPKLTKEEEEALKMKMTDTSEVPLWRTVVNINGVILLAVAVFCYAYFA
- the SLC5A1 gene encoding sodium/glucose cotransporter 1 isoform X1; translated protein: MDISTSIPLTTAAPPEPYERIRNAADISVIVIYFLVVLAVGLWAMLSTNRGTVGGFFLAGRSMVWWPIGASLFASNIGSGHFVGLAGTGAASGIATGGFEWNALIMVIVLGWVFVPIYIKAGVVTMPEYLQKRFGGKRIQIYLSVLSLLIYIFTKISADIFSGAIFIQLALGLDLYVAIIVLLVITGIFTITGGLSAVIYTDALQTLIMLVGSCILVGFAFHEVGGYDAFTEKYMQAIPSVTSEGNFSASQECYTPREDAFHIFRDAITGDIPWPGLVFGMSILTLWYWCTDQVIVQRCLSAKNMSHVKAGCIMCGYLKILPMFLIIMMGMISRILYTDRIACVVPSECERYCGTRVGCTNIAFPILVVELMPNGLRGLMLSVMMASLISSLTSVFNSASTLFTMDLYTKIRKKASERELMIVGRVFMLFLIAVSIAWVPIVQSAQSGQLFDYIQSITSYLGPPIAALFLLAIFWKRTNEPGAFWGLIFGFLVGISRMIAEFAYGTGSCVEPSNCPTIICGVHYLYFAIILFVISIIVTVAVSLFTKPIPDVHLHRLCWSLRNSKEERIDLDAKEEEIQEPPPEAMEIEGPEKKKGIFRRAFDLFCGLDQGKGPKLTKEEEEALKMKMTDTSEVPLWRTVVNINGVILLAVAVFCYAYFA